A DNA window from Vigna angularis cultivar LongXiaoDou No.4 chromosome 1, ASM1680809v1, whole genome shotgun sequence contains the following coding sequences:
- the LOC108321962 gene encoding serine/threonine-protein kinase BSK2, with the protein MGCLHSKTAHLHSPEDPPTALPDSKKPDPGNGGDDVDQEVQVPAFKEYGLSELRRATNEFNTDYIVSESGEKAPNVVYRGKLENNRLVAVKRFSKLSWPDAQQFMAEAAGVGKVRHKRLVNLIGCCAEGDERLLVAEYMPNDTLSKHLFHWDKQPLPWEMRVRVAYHVAQALDHCSMENRKIYHDLNAYRILFDEDGDPRLSSFGLMKNSRDGKSYSTNLAYTPPEFLRTGRIIPESVIYSYGTVLLDLLSGKHIPPSHALDLIRGKNVLLLMDSSLEGQYANDDATKLVELASKCLQFEARERPEIKFLLTSVTPLQKQKEVASHVLMGLTKNTAVLPTMLSPLGKACARMDLTAVHDILLKTGYKDEEGAENELSFQEWTQQVQDILNTKKFGDIAFRDKDFKNAIEYYSKLVVMMSVPSATVFARRAFSYLMNDQAELALRDAMQAQVCIPDWPTAFYLQALALSKLGMETDAHDMLNDGAAFEAKRSNSWRG; encoded by the exons ATGGGTTGCCTACACTCCAAAACCGCTCATCTTCACTCTCCTGAAGACCCTCCCACTGCCTTGCCAGACTCAAAAAAACCCGATCCAG GGAATGGTGGGGATGATGTTGATCAAGAGGTTCAGGTTCCAGCATTCAAAGAGTACGGTCTGAGTGAACTTCGAAGGGCCACAAATGAGTTCAACACAGATTACATTGTTTCTGAGAGTGGGGAGAAAGCCCCCAATGTGGTATACAGAGGGAAGCTAGAGAACAATCGTTTAGTTGCTGTGAAGCGGTTCTCAAAACTGTCTTGGCCTGATGCTCAACAGTTTATG GCAGAGGCAGCTGGAGTTGGGAAAGTGAGGCACAAAAGACTGGTGAATCTAATTGGCTGTTGTGCTGAAGGAGATGAAAGGCTCTTGGTAGCTGAGTACATGCCAAATGACACTTTGTCCAAACATCTCTTTCATT GGGACAAGCAACCATTACCATGGGAAATGCGTGTAAGAGTTGCGTACCATGTTGCGCAGGCACTAGATCATTGCAGCATGGAAAACCGGAAAATATATCATGATCTGAATGCATATAGGATTCTTTTTGATGAG GATGGTGATCCCCGCTTGTCTAGTTTTGGGCTTATGAAAAATAGTCGAGACGGGAAAAGCTACAGTACCAATTTAGCTTACACTCCACCTGAATTTTTGAGAACAG GCAGGATAATCCCGGAGAGTGTGATCTACAGTTATGGAACTGTTCTTCTGGATCTTTTAAGTGGCAAGCATATTCCTCCTAGCCAT GCTTTGGACCTGATTAGAGGGAAGAATGTTTTGTTGTTGATGGACTCTTCCCTCGAAGGGCAATATGCGAATGATGATGCTACAAAGTTGGTTGAGCTTGCTTCAAAATGTCTTCAGTTTGAGGCCAGAGAACGACCTGAAATTAAGTTTCTTCTTACTTCCGTTACACCTCTTCAGAAGCAAAAAGAG GTAGCATCTCATGTGTTGATGGGCCTAACTAAAAACACAGCAGTGCTACCAACCATGCTTTCTCCCCTTGGAAAGGCTTGTGCAAGAATGGATCTCACTGCTGTGCATGATATATTGTTAAAAACAGGTTATAAAGATGAAGAAGGAGCAGAAAATGAG CTTTCATTCCAAGAATGGACACAGCAAGTGCAAGATATATTGAACACTAAAAAGTTTGGGGATATTGCATTCAGGGACAAGGATTTCAAAAATGCTATTGAGTACTATTCTAAG TTGGTGGTTATGATGTCTGTTCCTTCTGCTACTGTGTTTGCAAGGAGAGCCTTCTCCTACTTGATGAATGATCAAGCAGAACTTGCATTAAGGGATGCCATGCAGGCACAGGTATGCATACCTGATTGGCCAACTGCGTTCTATCTGCAGGCTCTGGCTCTCTCGAAGCTGGGAATGGAAACTGATGCACATGACATGCTCAATGATGGGGCTGCTTTTGAAGCAAAGAGGTCTAACAGCTGGCGTggttaa
- the LOC108332892 gene encoding uncharacterized protein LOC108332892 isoform X2 yields the protein MGMEEQDSEKKVEIVLKTIGPARPSRLLLPSSIKVRDLRRLVAENVNLPIENLSLILRGCALCDMKNGDELSVQLNDGDSLIVAVKPKPPVKDEYDNDDDDEDLKFRLPHSSSRWKKWLYTFLHDNLKLPDVVLMVIFTLSLKAWLLITLWFILAPVAHRWDLGPLYLQLAFVSFSSTLESAKLVTSVHILSSMKTSESFQGRLTQIGLIEI from the exons ATGGGCATGGAGGAACAAGACTCGGAGAAGAAGGTGGAGATCGTCCTCAAAACTATTGGTCCTGCACGCCCCTCTCGCCTCCTACTTCCTTCTTCCATCAAG GTGCGTGATTTGAGGAGGTTAGTTGCTGAGAATGTTAATTTACCAATTGAGAACTTGAGTCTTATTCTGCGTGGATGTGCTTTGTGTGACATGAAAAATGGAGATGAATTATCTGTACAACTCAATGATGGAG ATAGCTTGATTGTTGCTGTCAAACCAAAGCCACCCGTGAAGGATGAATATgacaatgatgatgatgatgaagatctg AAGTTTCGGCTTCCTCACTCATCAAGTCGGTGGAAGAAGTGGCTTTACACTTTTCTACACGATAACTTGAAGCTTCCAG ATGTTGTTTTGATGGTAATTTTCACTCTGAGTCTGAAGGCGTGGCTTCTCATAACTTTGTGGTTTATCCTTGCTCCTGTCGCCCACAGATGGGATCTCGGACCTTT ATACTTGCAACTGGCTTTTGTCTCATTCTCTTCAACCTTGGAAAGCGCCAAGCTGGTGACATCAG TGCATATTCTATCTTCAATGAAGACTTCAGAGAGCTTCCAGGGACGCTTAACGCAGATCGGCTTGATAGAGATATAA
- the LOC108332892 gene encoding uncharacterized protein LOC108332892 isoform X1 — protein sequence MGMEEQDSEKKVEIVLKTIGPARPSRLLLPSSIKVRDLRRLVAENVNLPIENLSLILRGCALCDMKNGDELSVQLNDGDSLIVAVKPKPPVKDEYDNDDDDEDLKFRLPHSSSRWKKWLYTFLHDNLKLPDVVLMVIFTLSLKAWLLITLWFILAPVAHRWDLGPLYILATGFCLILFNLGKRQAGDISAYSIFNEDFRELPGTLNADRLDRDIRAGQF from the exons ATGGGCATGGAGGAACAAGACTCGGAGAAGAAGGTGGAGATCGTCCTCAAAACTATTGGTCCTGCACGCCCCTCTCGCCTCCTACTTCCTTCTTCCATCAAG GTGCGTGATTTGAGGAGGTTAGTTGCTGAGAATGTTAATTTACCAATTGAGAACTTGAGTCTTATTCTGCGTGGATGTGCTTTGTGTGACATGAAAAATGGAGATGAATTATCTGTACAACTCAATGATGGAG ATAGCTTGATTGTTGCTGTCAAACCAAAGCCACCCGTGAAGGATGAATATgacaatgatgatgatgatgaagatctg AAGTTTCGGCTTCCTCACTCATCAAGTCGGTGGAAGAAGTGGCTTTACACTTTTCTACACGATAACTTGAAGCTTCCAG ATGTTGTTTTGATGGTAATTTTCACTCTGAGTCTGAAGGCGTGGCTTCTCATAACTTTGTGGTTTATCCTTGCTCCTGTCGCCCACAGATGGGATCTCGGACCTTTGTAT ATACTTGCAACTGGCTTTTGTCTCATTCTCTTCAACCTTGGAAAGCGCCAAGCTGGTGACATCAG TGCATATTCTATCTTCAATGAAGACTTCAGAGAGCTTCCAGGGACGCTTAACGCAGATCGGCTTGATAGAGATATAAGAGCAGGACAATTTTGA
- the LOC108320406 gene encoding protein phosphatase 2C 29, translated as MGSGVSTLCWCYGRNQPADHHVLFKATDPLDETLGHSFCYVRSSARFLSPTHSDRFLSPSTSLRFSPTHDPRTRPESHETGFKAISGASVSANSSLPTTVIHFDEDTLDCVGATTKGNIVNGFESTASFTALPLQPVPRGGEPFQVSGFFLSGPIEANAVSGPLPAAEGGGGDVPFSAPLSGLYGKKSRKKKVISGFRKAFNRNATEMKRPWVVPVPEKKEAAAAEARGAEGNVQWALGKAGEDRVHVVVSEEQGWLYVGIYDGFNGPDAPEFLMGHLYRAVHSELQGLFWELEDEQPLPQESNPVVEGTQSKRRKLWELLAEDGLDLSGSDRFAFSVDDALSVNNANAGSAVSRRWLLLSKLKQGLSKQKEGERRGWNLGNEEKEKEKPSGRKRKVGPVDHGLVLSALSRALQVSEVAYLDMTDKLLDTNPELALMGSCLLVVLMRDEDVYVMNVGDSRAIVAHYEPKDVDSTVESGSKGGVESGAESIVEESLGLGQSENAQQMRLAALQLSTDHSTSIEEEIIRIKNEHPDDTQCIVNDRVKGRLKVTRAFGAGFLKQPKLNDAVLEMFRNEYIGAAPYISCSPSLRHHRLCQRDQFLILSSDGLYQYLNNEEVVSHVESFMEKFPEGDPAQHLIEEVLLRAAKKAGMDFHELLDIPQGDRRKYHDDVTVMVISLEGRIWKSSGKYP; from the exons ATGGGAAGTGGAGTTTCAACCCTCTGTTGGTGCTACGGGAGGAACCAACCGGCCGACCACCATGTCCTATTCAAGGCCACGGACCCATTGGACGAAACCCTAGGGCACTCCTTCTGTTACGTCAGATCCTCCGCTCGCTTCCTCTCACCTACTCACTCCGATCGCTTCCTCAGCCCCTCCACCTCCCTCCGCTTCTCTCCCACTCATGACCCTCGAACCCGACCCGAATCCCATGAAACCGGCTTCAAAGCCATTTCCGGGGCCTCCGTCAGCGCCAACAGCTCTCTCCCCACCACGGTCATTCACTTTGACGAAGACACCCTCGATTGCGTCGGAGCTACCACCAAGGGCAATATCGTCAATGGCTTCGAAAGCACGGCTTCGTTTACCGCGCTCCCGCTCCAGCCCGTTCCCCGAGGCGGCGAGCCCTTCCAGGTCAGCGGCTTCTTCCTCTCCGGTCCAATCGAAGCCAACGCCGTCTCCGGTCCTCTACCCGCCGCCGAAGGCGGCGGCGGCGACGTTCCCTTCTCTGCGCCGCTCAGCGGGCTCTACGGAAAGAAGAGCAGGAAGAAGAAGGTGATTTCGGGATTCCGGAAGGCGTTCAATCGGAACGCTACGGAGATGAAGAGGCCGTGGGTGGTGCCGGTGCCGGAGAAGAAGGaggcggcggcggcggaggcGAGGGGCGCTGAGGGCAATGTGCAGTGGGCGTTGGGAAAGGCTGGGGAGGATCGCGTCCATGTGGTGGTGTCGGAGGAGCAAGGGTGGTTGTATGTTGGGATTTACGACGGTTTCAATGGCCCAGACGCGCCGGAGTTTCTGATGGGGCACCTCTACCGTGCCGTTCACAGCGAGCTACAAGGCTTGTTCTGGGAGCTGGAAGACGAACAACCGCTGCCGCAAGAGAGTAATCCCGTGGTGGAAGGAACGCAGAGTAAACGGCGTAAACTGTGGGAGCTTCTCGCTGAGGACGGACTCGACCTTTCTGGTTCGGATAGGTTTGCGTTTTCAGTGGACGATGCGTTGAGCGTTAACAACGCCAATGCGGGGTCTGCTGTGAGTAGGAGGTGGCTGTTGCTGTCGAAGTTGAAGCAGGGGTTATCGAAGCAGAAGGAGGGTGAAAGGAGAGGGTGGAATTTGGGTAATGaggagaaggaaaaggagaagCCCTCTGGGAGGAAGCGGAAGGTGGGTCCTGTGGATCATGGTCTTGTTTTGAGTGCGTTGTCTCGGGCACTTCAAGTCTCGGAGGTTGCGTATTTGGATATGACGGATAAGCTTCTGGATACGAATCCGGAGCTTGCTTTGATGGGTTCGTGTTTGTTGGTTGTGTTGATGAGGGATGAGGATGTGTATGTGATGAATGTTGGGGATAGTAGGGCTATTGTTGCACACTATGAACCAAAGGATGTCGATTCTACTGTTGAATCGGGAAGCAAGGGAGGTGTTGAGTCCGGTGCTGAGAGCATAGTTGAGGAGTCATTGGGTTTGGGTCAAAGTGAAAATGCTCAACAAATGAGGTTGGCGGCGTTGCAACTCTCTACTGACCACAGCACCAGCATTGAAGAA GAAATCATTAGGATTAAAAACGAGCATCCTGATGATACCCAATGTATAGTCAATGACAGAGTCAAAGGTCGCCTGAAGGTCACCAGAGCATTTGGGGCTGGATTTTTGAAACAG CCGAAGTTAAATGATGCTGTACTAGAGATGTTTCGAAATGAATATATTGGCGCTGCTCCGTATATTTCATGCTCTCCTTCACTACGTCACCACAGATTATGCCAGAGAGATCAGTTCCTGATCCTTTCATCTGATGGTTTATATCAATATCTAAACAATGAAGAAGTGGTTTCTCATGTTGAGAGCTTCATGGAAAAATTTCCTGAAGGAGATCCAGCCCAACATTTAATAGAAGAGGTGCTTCTCCGTGCAGCTAAGAAAGCCG GAATGGATTTTCATGAATTGCTTGATATACCACAAGGAGATCGGAGGAAGTATCACGATGATGTTACTGTCATGGTAATATCACTTGAAGGGAGAATCTGGAAATCGTCAGGAAAATATCCGTGA